A genomic segment from Lasioglossum baleicum chromosome 5, iyLasBale1, whole genome shotgun sequence encodes:
- the LOC143208810 gene encoding GEL complex subunit OPTI → MSRSKSEKIGNSGKCELSVWTRAITANSEWPDKEEFLDVIYWARQAIGIIVGIGWGLIPLKGFIALLLFVLVNAGVTYLYFSNFQQIDEEEFGGVWELTKEGFMTSFAGFLVTWIIIYTGLHFD, encoded by the exons ATGTCGCGTTCGAAATCGGAAAAGATCGGAAATAGTGGTAAATGTGAATTAAGTGTTTGGACACGTGCGATAACAGCGAACTCCGAATGGCCGGACAAA GAAGAATTTCTTGATGTTATTTATTGGGCCAGACAAGCAATTGGAATTATAGTTGGTATAGGATGGGGCCTTATACCTTTGAAAGGTTTCATAGCTTTATTATT aTTTGTACTAGTTAATGCAGGAGTGACGTACCTGTACTTTAGCAATTTTCAACAGATAGATGAGGAAGAATTCGGTGGTGTATGGGAATTGACGAAAGAAGGTTTTATGACATCGTTTGCTGGGTTTTTG GTTACTTGGATCATAATATATACAGGATTACATTTCGACTGA